AAGCTCGGGATTTCAAACGGAGTGATGGGTCTCTTCCCGGCGGAAGGAGAAGTTCACTATAAAGGTGAGATTCTCCCTCTCAATAATCCTGTTAGCGTTCTGAGCAAAGGAATCGCTTTTGTTTCTGAGGACAGAAGGGGCGTGGGCCTTCTTCTAGACGAACCGATAGATTTGAATATAGTGTTCACTGCGATGCAGATCCAGGGAAGGTTCATCAAGAATTTCCTGGGCGGACTGGTCAAATGGCGAGACGAAAAAGAGATATCGAGGGTTGCAAGAGAATATGTCGATTCTCTGCAAATCAAATGTGTTAGCGAAAAGCAGGAGGCAAAAGAGCTTTCGGGCGGAAATCAACAGAAGGTCTGTCTTGCAAAGGCCTTTGTTCTCGAACCTGATCTTCTTTTTGTTTCTGAGCCCACTAGAGGAATCGATGTCGGTGCAAAAAGCGTAGTCCTTGAGACCCTTAGAAGGCAGAACAGAGAACACGGAACTACAATAATTATGACATCTTCTGAACTTGAAGAGCTCCGTTCAATTTGCGACAGGATTGCCATTGTAAGTGAGGGAAAGATATTCGGAATTCTTCCGCCTACTGCCGATCCGGCCGACTTTGGTCTACTGATGCTGGGTGAACAGGAAGAGGTGAAGTCAGGTGTTTGAGAGTATTGGAAAGCTCATTGAAAAGGCCGGCTGGCCCAGAGTAATAATTGCTCTCTTCCTGCTTTCTATGTTCGTGATAGCTCCTTTTGTCAACATAAGCATCGGGACATCTATCAGCGATACAATCGTCAGATTTGCTATGAACTCTGTCCTTGTTCTTTCGCTAGTTCCAATGGTACAGTCCGGTTGTGGATTGAACTTTGGAATGCAGCTTGGTGTTATTGCTGGATTGATTGGAGCCGTAACCAGTATTGAACTCGGAGTTACTGGCCTTGCGGGATTTCTAACGGCAATAGGAATAGCCATTCCCTTCGCGGCGATACTCGGTTTCTTCTACGGTCTACTCCTGAACAGAGTAAAGGGCGACGAAATGGTAGTTGCAACTTATGTAGGCTTCTCTTCTGTCGCTTTTATGAGCATGATGTGGCTTCTCTTGCCATACAAAAGCCCAAACATGATTTGGGGATATGGCGGTTCGGGGCTGAGGACAACTATCAGCGTTGAAGGATACTGGCTGGGGGTCCTCAATAACTTCCTTAGCGTTCGAATAGGGAATTTCTTTCTCCCGACAGGAACGATCCTTTTCTTCGCTCTGATTGCGCTGCTCGTCTGGTCATTTTTCAAGACAAAACTTGGAACTGCAATGACAGCAGCCGGATCGAACCCTATCTACGCAAAGGCTGCCGGTGTAAATGTTGATAGGATGAGAATCCTCTCAGTTGTGATCTCAACGATAATTGCTGCGGTTGGAATTTTAGTTTATGAGCAGAGTTTTGGATTCATCCAACTTTACATGGCCCCTCTTCTAATGGCATTTCCGGCTGTAGCAGCCCTTTTGCTCGGAGGCGCCTCAGTCTCTAAAGCGTCAATGGGAAATGTAATTGTGGGAGCGTTTCTTTTTCAGGGAATTCTGACAATGACTCCTTCCGTTATGAACAACTTGATTAAGAGTGACATGTCCGAGGTAATAAGAATAATCGTCTCCAACGGTATGATCGTATACGCTTTGACGAGAAGAATGAAGGTGAGAAAATGAAAGATCAGAGCTTAACACACGCAAAGAATCCATTGGTAAGATTTGCCATATCCAATGCGGTTCCAATACTCTTCATAATTCTCCTGATATTCGCTGTACCGTTGTCCGGCTTTTCAACTGATTACCTCCTGAATGAAATCATTTCGAGACTTGGAAGAAATTCTTTCCTTGTCATATCTTTGCTTATACCGGTAATGGCCGGTATGGGTCTGAATTTCGGAATAGTTCTTGGAGCTATGGCAGGTCAGATTGGTCTGATTTTCATGCTTGACTGGGGAGTGGTAGGAATCCCGGGTATTCTTCTTGCGATGCTCGTGGGCACTCCCATTGCAATACTACTCGGACTTCTGGCGGGAACAATTTTGAACCGGGCAAAGGGTAGAGAGATGGTCACTTCTATGATTCT
This Mesotoga sp. BH458_6_3_2_1 DNA region includes the following protein-coding sequences:
- a CDS encoding ABC transporter permease subunit, translating into MFESIGKLIEKAGWPRVIIALFLLSMFVIAPFVNISIGTSISDTIVRFAMNSVLVLSLVPMVQSGCGLNFGMQLGVIAGLIGAVTSIELGVTGLAGFLTAIGIAIPFAAILGFFYGLLLNRVKGDEMVVATYVGFSSVAFMSMMWLLLPYKSPNMIWGYGGSGLRTTISVEGYWLGVLNNFLSVRIGNFFLPTGTILFFALIALLVWSFFKTKLGTAMTAAGSNPIYAKAAGVNVDRMRILSVVISTIIAAVGILVYEQSFGFIQLYMAPLLMAFPAVAALLLGGASVSKASMGNVIVGAFLFQGILTMTPSVMNNLIKSDMSEVIRIIVSNGMIVYALTRRMKVRK